TTCGGACATCGAGGCCTTGGCTTCGGAATAGAGCGTCTGGGCATTCCAGCCCGCCGTCTCGTCGACCTGCTCGGGGAGCAGGCCGCAGCCGCCGAGCAGCAGGGCACCAATGAGGGCGGCTTTTGCCGTTAAACTTCCGGGGGTGAACCTGGCCATCGAAGACACTCGCGTGAATGAACGCGCCGATTATATCCCAGCCGCCCTGCCTGCCGACGACGCCGACTCGTGCGATGCGGTGACGATTCCGGCCGAGCTGGGCGGCCTGCGCCTCGATCAGGCGCTGGCCAGGCTGTTTCCGGAACACTCGCGCAGCAGGCTGCAGGGCTGGCTTCGTGACGGCTACATCCGTGTCGACGGCGCCTCTCCCGATGCGCGGCGCAAGGTGTGTGGCGGCGAGGTGGTCGAGATCGACGCACCGCCGCCCCCCGAGCTCGCCGCCGAGCTGCCCGAGGACATCCCCCTCGCACCCGTGTATGAGGACGAGCATATCCTCGTCATCGACAAGCCGGTCGGACTGGTGGTGCATCCGGGCAGCGGCAACTGGAGCGGCACCCTGCTCAACGCGCTGCTGCATCACGACCCCGCGCTCGCCGCTGTGCCGCGCGCCGGCATCGTACACCGGCTCGACAAGGACACCAGCGGCTTGATGGTGGTGGCGAAGACGCTGGCGGCGCAGACCGAGCTCGTCCGCCAGTTGCAGGCGCGCAGCGTGAAGCGCCACTACTGGGCCCTGGTGCAGGGCCAGCTTGGCAGTGGCGGTACCGTGGATGCGCCGATCGGCCGTCATCCGACGCAGCGCACCCGGATGGCGGTCGTCGGCAACGGCCGCCCGGCGATAACGCACTACCTAGTGGTCGCGCGCTTCGCTCGCTGCACGTTGGTCGAGTGCCGGCTGGAGACCGGCCGCACCCACCAGATCCGCGTGCATATGGCGCATATCGGTCATCCGCTGGTAGGCGATCCGGTCTACGGCCAGCGGCGCACGGGCGACGCCGTGCTCGACCGCTTCCCGCGCCAGGCGCTGCATGCCTTCCGTCTCGGCCTGGTCCACCCGCACTCCGGCGCCGCCATGGAGTGGAGCGTGCCGATGGCCGCGGACTTCGCGGTGCTGGTCGATGCGCTGCGCGGCCGGAGCTCGGGGGGAAAGGAATGAAACGGGGCGGCATGGTGGATGCATCTTTGGAGGAGATCGCCCCGGGCGTTCTGCGCCCCGACTGGGATCTGCCTCCCGGTGTCGGCGCCCTGCTGACCACGCGCGCTGGTGGCGGGAGCGCCGGGCCATACGCGGGCTTCAATCTCGGCGCCCACGTGGGCGACGATCCGGCAGCAGTGGCCGCCAACCGCGAACGCCTGCGCTCGTTCCTGCCCGCCGATCCGCTGTGGCTGAACCAGGTCCACGGTGCCGCGGTGGCCCATGCCGACGCATGCACGGGCGTGCCCGAGGCCGATGCCGTGCTCGCGCGCACCGGCGCGCGGGTGTGTGCAGTATTGACCGCCGATTGCCTGCCGGTGCTGTTCTGCGACGACGAGGCGTCGGTGGTCGCCGCCGCCCATGCCGGCTGGCGTGGCCTGGCCGCCGGCGTGCTGGAAAACACGGTCCGGCGGATGGGGGTGCCGCCGCACCGCCTGCGTGCCTGGCTCGGACCGGCGATCGGACCGACGGCCTTCGAGGTCGGGGACGAAGTGCGGGCAGCCTTCGTGGCCGCCGACCCGGCCGCTGCGGCGGCCTTCGTCGCCCGCGACGTGCCGGGAAAATGGCTCGCGGATCTGTTCGCGCTCGCCCGCCTGCGCCTGCGCGCGGCCGGCCTCGTCCGCATCGCGGGCGGCGGGGTGTGCACGGTGTCTGCGCCGGAGCGTTTCTATTCCTACCGGCGCGACGGCGTCACCGGCCGCTTCGCGTCCCTGGTCTGGCTGCGTGGGCGTTGATCGAACGTCCGAATCCGGTCACCGCTGGTGGAGCACTCGCACTGCATGAGCGCCGGAGGCGCCGTGCCTATTGATCGGCGTGCGTTTCGGCTCTATCGTTGCATTCGCGTGCTTCCCTTTCCATGCGCCGACGCCGGCGTGCCGGGGTGCCGAACAACCACAGGAAAAGCGCCAGGGGCGCGAGGCCCCAGAAGACGAAGGTCAGCACCGCGGCGACGATCGTGTCTTCCGCAGCGGCAATCAGGATGACGACGTAGAGCCAGGCAATCGGGATCAGGTACATGCACCGATTCTAGCGCGTGATCGCTCGGGCGGTCGCCTGCGCCACAACACCAACAAACGTGCGGTTTCGGCCGCCGGAAATCACCAAGAGAAAGGCTCAGGAGGTTTGGATGTCGGATTCAGCGGGCAAACAGGTGCCGCCTAGCATGCAGGCGATGCTCGCCGCGGGGCAGGCGATGGCGCAGGGTTTCTTCGATGCGCTGGCACGTCAGCACGTGGCGATGCAGGATTCTTCCGGCGTTGCCGCACCGAAGCTGCCGATGCCCGAGGCCGAAGTCGTGGCCGCGATGCAGCGCGAATACGCCGAGAAGCAGGCTGCATTGTGGTCGTCCATGCTCGGCCGCAAGCCGGGTGAAGCGGGCGAGACCGTCGTCCAGCCCGAACCGGGCGACAAGCGCTTCGCCGCGCCGGAGTGGTCCGAGAGCCCGGTGTTCGACTACGTGCGCCAGGCTTACCTGCTCAATGCCGACCTGCTGCGCAGGATGGCCGATTCGATGCCGATCGCCGATGGCCGCGCCAAGTCGCGCATCCAGTTCCTTACCCGGCAGTACATCGACGCGTTGTCGCCGAGCAACTTCGCGGCGACCAATCCGGAGTTCATCAAGACCGCGGTCGAGACCAAGGGCGAGAGCATCGCCCGCGGCGTGCAGAACCTGCTCGCCGACCTCGAGAAGGGGCGGATCTCGATGACCGACGACTCGGCCTTCGAGATCGGCCGCAACCTGGCGCTGACGCCGGGTTCGGTCGTTTTCGAGAACGAGCTGATGCAGCTGATCCAGTACGCGCCGCTGACCGAGAAGGTCGCGCAGGTGCCGCTGCTGATCGTGCCGCCGTGCATCAACAAGTTCTACATCATGGACCTGCAGCCGGAGAACTCGCTCGTGCGCTTCGTCGTCGAGCAGGGCTTCACCGTCTTTCTCGTGTCGTGGAAGAACCCGCGTCCCGACAGCGGCGGGCACCACACATGGGACGACTACCTCGAGAAGGGGCCGCTGGCGGCGCTCGAGGTGGTGCGTTCGATCACCCGCGTCAAGAAGCCCAACGTGCTCGGCTTCTGCGTCGGCGGCACCATCCTGACCTCCGCGCTCGCGGTGGCGCGGGCGCGTGGCGAGGAGCCGGTGTCCAGCCTGACGCTGATGACCACGCTGCTCGATTTCTCCGATGCGGGCGAGCTCGGCTGCCTGGTCGACGAGGCCAGCGTCACCGCGCGCGAGGCCGCGATCGGCAAGGGCGGGGTGCTCAAGGGCCAGGAGCTCGCCAACGTGTTCTCCTTCCTGCGCGCCAACGACCTCGTGTGGCAGTACGTCGTCGGCAACTACCTCAAGGGCAACAAGCCGGTCGCCTTCGACCTGCTGTACTGGAACTCGGATTCGACCAATCTCCCGGGGCCGTTCCTGACCTGGTACCTGCGCAACATGTACCTCGAGAACAACCTGCGCGTGCCGGGCAAGCTCAAGATGCTCGGTCACAAGGTCGACCTCGGCAAGGTGGATGTGCCGGCCTACCTGATGGCGGCGCGCGAAGACCACATCGTGCCGTGGAAGAGCGCCTACCTGGCGCGCAACCTGCTCGGCGGCGACACCACCTTCGTGCTCGGCGCCAGCGGCCACATCGCCGGCGCGATCAATCCGGCCTCGAAGAACCGTCGCAGTTACTGGACCGCAGAGGGGCGCCCTGCGGATCCGGACGAATGGCTGGATGGCGCGACCGAGAACAAGGGAAGCTGGTGGCTGCACTGGATCGAATGGCTGCGCGGCCATGGTGGCAAGCAGGTCGCGGCGCGCGGTCGCCTGGGCAGCACGAAGTACGAGCCGATCGAACCGGCGCCGGGGCGTTACGTCAAGGAGCGCGCCTGACGAGGGCCGCGGAGGCATTCTTTCTCGGCGGCAGCGGATCGGACGGTCGCTGCCGTCGTGTTCAACGACCGTCCACAAGAACATTGGTACCCGATTAGGGAGAGGAGAGAACGATGGCAAGAGTTGCACTGGTAACGGGTGGCATGGGTGGTCTGGGCGAGGCGATCTGCATCAAGCTCGCAGCGCTGGGCTACAGGGTGGTCACGACGCATTCCCCGGGCAATGCCAAGGCGCACGAATGGCTGCAGACCATGAACAACATGGGCTACGGCTTCAAGGCGGTTCCCTGCGACGTGTCCGATTTCGATTCGTGCAAGGCCTGCGTCGAGCAGGTGGTCAGGGAGGTGGGGCCGGTCGATGTGCTGGTCAACAACGCCGGCATCACCCGCGACATGACCTTCAAGAAGATGACCAAGGCCGACTGGGATGCGGTCATCAGCACCAACCTCGACTCGGCCTTCAACATGACCAAGCAGGTCATGGATGGCATGGTCGAGCGCAAGTGGGGTCGCGTGATCAACGTGTCTTCGGTCAACGGCCAGAAGGGCGCCTTCGGCCAGACCAACTACGCCGCCGCCAAGGCCGGCATGCACGGCTTCACCAAGGCGCTGGCGCTGGAAGTGGCGCGCAACGGCGTGACCGTCAACACGATCTCGCCGGGCT
This genomic stretch from Thauera sp. GDN1 harbors:
- the phaC gene encoding class I poly(R)-hydroxyalkanoic acid synthase, with protein sequence MSDSAGKQVPPSMQAMLAAGQAMAQGFFDALARQHVAMQDSSGVAAPKLPMPEAEVVAAMQREYAEKQAALWSSMLGRKPGEAGETVVQPEPGDKRFAAPEWSESPVFDYVRQAYLLNADLLRRMADSMPIADGRAKSRIQFLTRQYIDALSPSNFAATNPEFIKTAVETKGESIARGVQNLLADLEKGRISMTDDSAFEIGRNLALTPGSVVFENELMQLIQYAPLTEKVAQVPLLIVPPCINKFYIMDLQPENSLVRFVVEQGFTVFLVSWKNPRPDSGGHHTWDDYLEKGPLAALEVVRSITRVKKPNVLGFCVGGTILTSALAVARARGEEPVSSLTLMTTLLDFSDAGELGCLVDEASVTAREAAIGKGGVLKGQELANVFSFLRANDLVWQYVVGNYLKGNKPVAFDLLYWNSDSTNLPGPFLTWYLRNMYLENNLRVPGKLKMLGHKVDLGKVDVPAYLMAAREDHIVPWKSAYLARNLLGGDTTFVLGASGHIAGAINPASKNRRSYWTAEGRPADPDEWLDGATENKGSWWLHWIEWLRGHGGKQVAARGRLGSTKYEPIEPAPGRYVKERA
- the phbB gene encoding acetoacetyl-CoA reductase — its product is MARVALVTGGMGGLGEAICIKLAALGYRVVTTHSPGNAKAHEWLQTMNNMGYGFKAVPCDVSDFDSCKACVEQVVREVGPVDVLVNNAGITRDMTFKKMTKADWDAVISTNLDSAFNMTKQVMDGMVERKWGRVINVSSVNGQKGAFGQTNYAAAKAGMHGFTKALALEVARNGVTVNTISPGYIGTKMVMAIPQEILDSKILPQIPVSRLGKPEEIAGLVAYLSSDEAAFVTGANISINGGQHMF
- the rluD gene encoding 23S rRNA pseudouridine(1911/1915/1917) synthase RluD; translated protein: MNLAIEDTRVNERADYIPAALPADDADSCDAVTIPAELGGLRLDQALARLFPEHSRSRLQGWLRDGYIRVDGASPDARRKVCGGEVVEIDAPPPPELAAELPEDIPLAPVYEDEHILVIDKPVGLVVHPGSGNWSGTLLNALLHHDPALAAVPRAGIVHRLDKDTSGLMVVAKTLAAQTELVRQLQARSVKRHYWALVQGQLGSGGTVDAPIGRHPTQRTRMAVVGNGRPAITHYLVVARFARCTLVECRLETGRTHQIRVHMAHIGHPLVGDPVYGQRRTGDAVLDRFPRQALHAFRLGLVHPHSGAAMEWSVPMAADFAVLVDALRGRSSGGKE
- the pgeF gene encoding peptidoglycan editing factor PgeF, which encodes MAPGVLRPDWDLPPGVGALLTTRAGGGSAGPYAGFNLGAHVGDDPAAVAANRERLRSFLPADPLWLNQVHGAAVAHADACTGVPEADAVLARTGARVCAVLTADCLPVLFCDDEASVVAAAHAGWRGLAAGVLENTVRRMGVPPHRLRAWLGPAIGPTAFEVGDEVRAAFVAADPAAAAAFVARDVPGKWLADLFALARLRLRAAGLVRIAGGGVCTVSAPERFYSYRRDGVTGRFASLVWLRGR